In Candidatus Anaeroferrophillus wilburensis, a genomic segment contains:
- the metW gene encoding methionine biosynthesis protein MetW: MRYDLRLIASWIEPGSKVLSLGCGDGDLIHYLKTQKQVKETGVEIDESKVARCIAKGLSVLQGDINEEVEDYPDDSFDYVILSQTLQQVFAPLSLIQSMLRIGKKAVVSFPNFSHWKIRLQLLCTGHAPVVKHLPYQWYDTPNIRVITIKDFRKFARETGFTIIREAAIKTSHQEREGHIITFLPALRAAQGIFLIGR, from the coding sequence ATTCGCTATGACCTCAGACTGATTGCCTCCTGGATTGAGCCGGGGTCCAAAGTATTGAGCCTTGGCTGCGGGGATGGCGACCTGATTCACTATCTTAAAACACAGAAGCAGGTGAAAGAAACCGGAGTGGAAATTGATGAATCAAAAGTTGCGCGATGCATAGCGAAGGGGCTCTCTGTTCTCCAGGGCGACATCAATGAGGAAGTAGAGGATTACCCGGACGACAGTTTTGATTATGTCATCCTCAGCCAAACGCTGCAGCAGGTTTTTGCGCCGTTGAGCCTGATCCAGTCAATGCTCAGAATCGGCAAAAAAGCGGTGGTCAGCTTCCCTAATTTCAGCCACTGGAAAATCCGCCTGCAGCTTCTTTGTACAGGACATGCGCCAGTGGTAAAACATCTGCCCTACCAGTGGTATGACACGCCGAACATTCGGGTGATCACGATAAAGGACTTCAGAAAGTTTGCCCGGGAGACCGGTTTTACCATCATCCGCGAAGCTGCCATCAAGACATCACACCAGGAAAGGGAAGGCCATATCATCACCTTCCTGCCGGCTCTGAGAGCCGCGCAGGGGATATTCCTGATCGGAAGATAA
- a CDS encoding homoserine O-acetyltransferase: MSEYSEHTRELISVGTVKKETFTFAGPPNEMVLESGATLGPITIAYETCGMLNEDKSNVILVTHALTGDAHVAGYYSENDSKPGWWDIMVGPGKGIDTDKYFVVCSNILGGCMGTTGPSSINPGTGKPYGLDFPMVTIGDMVQAQKALVDHLGITRILAVIGGSVGGMQVLEWCLRYPEMVVSGIPLATTMQHSALAIAFNEVARQAIIADPNWNHGDYYSGDKPALGLSVARMIGHITYLSDESMRLKFGRRLQEKDSFSFNFAADFQVESYLRHQGAKFVERFDANSFLYITKAADYFDLKQQHGGTSVKAFSNTTVKFLVVSFTSDWLYPTYQSKKMVKAMKKNGLDVSFCEIDAEWGHDAFLLPSNRLTNLLKGFLERVYQEL; this comes from the coding sequence ATGAGCGAGTATAGCGAACATACGAGGGAGCTGATATCGGTCGGCACCGTCAAGAAAGAGACGTTCACCTTCGCCGGCCCCCCCAATGAAATGGTTCTGGAGAGCGGCGCGACCCTGGGGCCGATAACGATCGCTTATGAAACCTGCGGCATGTTGAACGAGGATAAAAGCAATGTCATCCTGGTGACCCACGCCCTTACCGGAGATGCCCATGTGGCCGGCTATTACAGTGAAAACGACAGCAAGCCCGGCTGGTGGGATATCATGGTCGGCCCGGGCAAAGGGATTGATACGGACAAGTATTTTGTCGTCTGCTCCAACATCCTCGGGGGCTGCATGGGCACAACCGGTCCGTCATCCATCAATCCGGGCACCGGGAAACCTTACGGACTTGATTTCCCCATGGTAACCATTGGCGATATGGTTCAGGCCCAGAAGGCGCTGGTGGATCATCTGGGGATCACCAGGATTCTTGCGGTGATCGGCGGCTCAGTCGGCGGCATGCAGGTCCTGGAATGGTGCCTGCGTTATCCCGAGATGGTCGTTTCAGGCATCCCCCTGGCGACAACCATGCAGCATTCGGCACTCGCCATCGCCTTCAACGAGGTGGCCCGGCAAGCCATCATTGCCGATCCCAACTGGAACCATGGTGACTACTACTCGGGCGACAAACCGGCGCTGGGACTTTCGGTTGCCAGGATGATCGGCCACATCACCTACCTGTCAGATGAATCCATGCGGCTGAAATTCGGCAGAAGACTTCAGGAGAAGGACTCCTTTTCATTTAATTTTGCTGCCGACTTCCAGGTTGAAAGCTACCTCCGCCATCAGGGCGCAAAGTTTGTCGAACGATTTGATGCCAATTCTTTTTTGTATATCACCAAGGCGGCCGATTATTTTGATCTGAAACAACAGCATGGCGGCACCTCTGTTAAGGCATTTTCCAACACAACCGTAAAATTTCTTGTGGTTTCCTTTACTTCCGACTGGCTCTACCCGACATACCAGTCAAAAAAGATGGTCAAGGCCATGAAGAAAAACGGCCTTGATGTGAGCTTTTGTGAAATCGATGCCGAGTGGGGACACGATGCGTTTCTGCTGCCCAGCAACCGATTGACGAATCTACTGAAAGGGTTTCTGGAACGTGTGTATCAGGAATTATGA